In a single window of the Gammaproteobacteria bacterium genome:
- the tadA gene encoding Flp pilus assembly complex ATPase component TadA produces MDYKLITTADDLPKTERLILDDQLTELERQSFCFAEAKDGRVYCIINQGASSIIKQRAQTIKDFGLETREISTIYVSSELLSIFRDRMSHDVSMVVESESDLERRFNDILLQAIRAHASDIHLEIYADHAEVKFRIHGLIYKIGELDSHTVNRLVNYVYNVAAAEGSKDTQYNSEEMQDALLDTYVDIDGVKRHYKLRLQTAPCYPNAVTIVMRLLPVDAQLKITLHELGYSSRQIALLERAQARPVGVTIIAGTTGSGKSTTLATLLTEIFKRSKGTKKILTTEDPPEYTIPGANQINLSTKRTENVEEENIFVKAIKVAMRCDPDIIMVGEVRDQRSTQLLSSAVLSGHQVFTTVHAASAISIYNRLLNLGFENHVLASPNFLALLVYQALVPTCCTKCALPYDVFVKKMAHDQDVKAVLTRLECLIKTDGYKDKKLDVVRFVNDEGCAECRKGIAGRTVVAEMLEPTPELLAALRSLEFESALRIWNDQGGKTALEHGIDKIFQGMVDPRFVENSCGLLFDTVEGA; encoded by the coding sequence ATGGACTATAAGTTAATAACAACGGCAGATGATTTACCTAAAACAGAGCGACTGATTCTTGACGATCAGTTAACCGAGCTGGAAAGGCAAAGTTTTTGTTTTGCGGAAGCAAAAGATGGCCGTGTTTATTGCATAATCAATCAAGGTGCTAGCAGCATTATCAAACAGCGCGCGCAAACCATTAAAGACTTTGGATTAGAAACTCGCGAAATTTCCACTATTTATGTTTCTAGTGAATTACTGTCTATTTTTCGAGATAGAATGAGCCACGATGTCTCGATGGTAGTCGAGAGCGAATCTGATCTTGAGCGTCGCTTTAATGACATACTTTTGCAAGCTATTCGAGCCCATGCGTCTGATATTCACTTAGAAATTTACGCGGATCATGCTGAAGTTAAGTTTCGAATTCATGGTTTAATCTATAAAATAGGTGAATTAGATAGCCATACGGTTAATCGATTAGTGAACTATGTGTATAACGTTGCTGCGGCAGAAGGTTCGAAGGATACACAATATAATTCTGAGGAGATGCAAGACGCTCTTTTGGATACTTATGTGGATATTGATGGCGTCAAGCGTCATTATAAACTTCGTTTGCAAACAGCACCTTGTTATCCGAATGCAGTGACGATTGTTATGCGGTTATTACCGGTTGACGCACAGCTTAAAATCACTTTACATGAATTAGGCTATAGCTCTCGGCAAATTGCACTGCTTGAACGTGCCCAAGCAAGGCCGGTAGGTGTTACAATTATTGCAGGGACAACTGGCTCAGGTAAATCAACCACGCTGGCCACTTTGTTAACGGAAATTTTCAAGCGTTCTAAAGGCACAAAAAAAATATTAACTACAGAAGATCCGCCTGAATACACTATTCCGGGCGCGAATCAAATTAACTTGAGTACTAAACGTACTGAAAATGTCGAAGAGGAAAATATTTTCGTTAAAGCGATTAAAGTCGCAATGCGTTGTGATCCAGATATTATTATGGTGGGAGAAGTACGAGATCAGCGATCGACACAACTGTTATCTTCAGCGGTACTTTCAGGACATCAAGTATTTACTACGGTGCATGCCGCATCAGCAATTTCCATTTATAATCGCTTACTCAATCTTGGTTTCGAAAATCACGTACTTGCATCGCCTAATTTTCTTGCACTTTTGGTTTATCAAGCATTGGTTCCGACTTGCTGCACGAAGTGCGCTCTACCCTATGACGTTTTTGTTAAAAAAATGGCGCATGACCAAGATGTTAAAGCGGTTCTTACTAGATTAGAGTGCTTAATAAAGACGGATGGGTATAAAGATAAAAAATTAGATGTAGTGCGTTTTGTGAATGATGAAGGTTGCGCAGAATGTCGCAAAGGAATCGCAGGTCGCACAGTCGTAGCAGAAATGTTAGAGCCAACTCCAGAGCTTCTTGCGGCACTTCGCTCATTGGAATTTGAAAGTGCATTACGTATCTGGAATGATCAAGGCGGAAAAACTGCTTTAGAGCATGGTATTGATAAAATATTTCAAGGCATGGTAGATCCGCGGTTTGTTGAAAATAGCTGTGGCTTATTATTTGATACAGTAGAGGGGGCGTAG
- a CDS encoding prepilin-type N-terminal cleavage/methylation domain-containing protein encodes MLLSMKGRYTKQKGFSLLEALLAIVIIVAAGLGVVELFISADKKNKAQATEQVVQQTASAASQFLSTSYDSADVLSASNLIASGLISKNYVVGTGATATINSPYGTVDVASVSDTARDQYYVTLSALPSEQAMRICQDMVSSSAVYTGATTSGTLVKSLTACPTYFKDDASRVQMTFAFPKDAFSASE; translated from the coding sequence ATGTTGTTGTCAATGAAAGGTAGATATACAAAGCAAAAAGGGTTTTCATTACTTGAAGCGTTGCTTGCAATTGTGATTATTGTGGCGGCAGGTCTTGGGGTGGTGGAGTTATTTATTTCAGCGGATAAGAAGAATAAAGCACAAGCAACTGAACAAGTTGTGCAGCAAACAGCAAGTGCAGCGAGTCAATTTCTGAGCACGAGTTATGATTCTGCTGATGTTCTTTCCGCGTCAAACCTTATTGCTAGCGGTTTGATATCGAAGAATTATGTAGTAGGTACGGGAGCAACAGCGACTATTAATAGCCCTTACGGCACAGTCGATGTAGCGTCTGTTAGTGACACTGCTCGCGATCAGTATTATGTTACTCTTAGCGCGCTTCCTTCTGAACAAGCAATGCGTATATGCCAAGATATGGTTAGCAGTTCTGCTGTTTATACTGGCGCCACTACTAGTGGAACACTTGTTAAATCGCTAACAGCTTGTCCAACTTACTTTAAAGATGATGCTTCGCGTGTTCAAATGACATTTGCTTTTCCAAAGGATGCTTTTAGTGCTTCTGAGTAA
- a CDS encoding prepilin-type N-terminal cleavage/methylation domain-containing protein, with protein sequence MKHIKGFSLLEVLLAVVVVTVAGLGAYSLFDSGVKSNNITEAENQAVQIANVYTDLASSGLTNNVATDGIVTLLQNSGRLSSKYFSSTPVQMNNAFGEVPFFDVTPYSFGMTVRLGCLPSNSSVPQQFLSKVQDVYSCSPTEDKDDLSDCGNAVGMCSAETGGSSTTLTLYFNMNN encoded by the coding sequence GTGAAACATATTAAAGGGTTTAGTCTTCTTGAAGTTTTGCTGGCGGTCGTTGTAGTTACAGTCGCCGGTTTAGGGGCATATTCGCTTTTTGATTCAGGCGTTAAAAGTAATAATATTACTGAGGCGGAAAATCAAGCGGTACAAATAGCCAATGTGTATACTGACCTTGCTTCATCAGGCTTAACCAATAATGTTGCAACTGACGGGATTGTAACACTGTTGCAAAACAGCGGACGTTTATCGAGCAAATATTTCTCAAGCACACCTGTTCAGATGAATAATGCTTTTGGAGAGGTTCCTTTTTTTGACGTAACACCCTATAGTTTTGGGATGACGGTTCGATTAGGCTGCTTGCCGAGTAACTCCAGCGTCCCACAACAGTTTTTGAGTAAAGTGCAAGATGTTTATAGTTGTAGTCCAACAGAAGATAAGGACGACCTTTCAGATTGTGGGAACGCGGTAGGCATGTGCAGCGCGGAGACGGGCGGATCATCGACAACATTGACGTTATATTTTAATATGAATAATTGA
- a CDS encoding TcpQ domain-containing protein, translating into MRISKKLRSYCFRLSALLLAAGLQCYAYAGFAVNEGNTEPAAIYESATTLVPKSVSKTQALEFYAKNNEKYSVIFSYDLTLANVQFLEDAPEDAAFAINPYTLKIGVASMVKDALALTQTRPLVFYAVAGESLSQTVTRWAKDQGYTAKWSSPNDFKIEFSHAFYGSFQDSLNELLTSIVASSDGFAVKAVIMTNGVVVFKPNDYQARPVTGF; encoded by the coding sequence GTGAGAATAAGCAAAAAATTAAGAAGCTACTGCTTTCGTTTGAGTGCACTTCTTCTTGCAGCAGGCTTGCAATGTTATGCCTACGCGGGGTTTGCGGTTAATGAAGGAAACACAGAACCTGCGGCGATTTATGAAAGTGCCACTACTCTAGTGCCAAAGTCGGTTTCTAAAACACAGGCATTGGAATTTTACGCAAAAAACAATGAAAAATACTCAGTTATTTTTTCTTATGATTTAACCTTAGCTAATGTGCAGTTTTTGGAAGATGCTCCGGAAGATGCTGCATTTGCGATTAATCCGTACACCTTAAAAATAGGGGTGGCATCGATGGTAAAAGATGCACTAGCCTTAACACAAACTCGACCACTTGTGTTTTATGCAGTGGCGGGTGAATCTTTAAGTCAAACAGTTACTCGTTGGGCAAAAGATCAAGGATATACAGCGAAATGGTCATCACCTAATGATTTTAAAATCGAGTTTTCTCACGCTTTTTATGGTTCTTTCCAGGACTCACTGAATGAATTATTGACTAGTATTGTTGCATCGAGCGATGGTTTTGCAGTAAAAGCAGTTATTATGACGAATGGTGTGGTTGTGTTTAAGCCTAACGATTATCAAGCACGGCCCGTAACTGGTTTTTAA
- a CDS encoding type II secretion system F family protein, whose protein sequence is MQRNGVPPIKKTEFKTKQTYGITERGLWFFIKYYLTKNFYFDLKKRLEFYRIIRTFTQNGISIQTSLRLYGDMIKKYNNDVSMKFLVDDILRMMANGTRFERAIAYWVPSQESAIIEASSNDVAIACQVVTSFAENMTSIKSALVGALTYPAVMVLVLIGSLLSFSEFVLPLMVKLSPPQNWPPMAQNLYALTTFIHDHLISITVTLVLVTVLSISSLARFTFMPVRNILDKLPPWNIYKPYTATTFLIALASMLKTGSSFNNAVHKMGITATPYLMHFLRRIVIRLGAGSGFGESLVIGLFEGNLLISLTVFATTNNLEKGIKFLADENLEEQRLVFIKKGRILGYTLMIMVTAVIGWVMLSLYGIQSSVQTGSISG, encoded by the coding sequence GTGCAAAGAAATGGCGTTCCACCAATCAAGAAAACTGAGTTTAAAACTAAGCAGACCTATGGAATAACGGAAAGAGGGTTATGGTTTTTCATTAAATATTATTTAACAAAAAATTTCTATTTTGATTTGAAAAAACGCTTAGAATTTTATCGAATTATTCGTACCTTTACCCAAAATGGTATTTCTATTCAAACGTCATTGCGTCTGTATGGCGATATGATTAAAAAATATAACAATGACGTTTCAATGAAGTTTTTAGTAGACGATATCTTAAGAATGATGGCCAATGGAACTCGCTTTGAGCGTGCTATTGCTTACTGGGTTCCTTCACAAGAAAGCGCCATTATTGAAGCTTCTTCCAATGATGTGGCGATTGCTTGTCAGGTGGTGACTAGTTTCGCAGAAAACATGACATCAATTAAATCAGCGCTTGTAGGCGCATTAACGTATCCTGCAGTGATGGTATTAGTATTAATTGGCTCTCTATTGTCGTTTTCAGAATTTGTACTACCACTAATGGTAAAGCTAAGTCCACCGCAAAATTGGCCGCCTATGGCGCAAAACTTGTATGCATTGACGACTTTTATTCATGATCATCTTATTTCTATCACTGTCACTTTAGTGTTGGTAACGGTGTTATCAATTTCTTCTTTAGCTCGTTTTACTTTTATGCCGGTACGTAATATTTTAGATAAGTTACCGCCGTGGAATATTTATAAGCCATATACCGCAACGACCTTTTTGATTGCATTAGCCTCTATGTTAAAAACAGGTTCAAGCTTTAACAATGCCGTACATAAAATGGGTATCACTGCGACGCCGTATTTGATGCATTTCTTAAGAAGAATTGTGATTCGTTTGGGTGCTGGTAGTGGTTTTGGTGAATCCTTGGTGATTGGTTTGTTTGAAGGTAATTTGTTAATTAGTTTAACCGTGTTTGCGACAACGAATAATTTAGAAAAAGGGATTAAATTTTTGGCCGATGAAAATTTAGAAGAGCAACGCTTGGTATTTATCAAGAAAGGGCGTATTTTAGGCTATACTCTTATGATAATGGTGACAGCTGTTATCGGTTGGGTAATGTTGTCATTGTACGGCATTCAGTCGTCTGTTCAAACGGGTTCGATATCAGGGTAA
- the pilO2 gene encoding type 4b pilus protein PilO2, protein MLLKFAGVKKQYAIGMRWAVDDRSGIEAIQFNTDLHYGVMLSIKEKISGKLRLVALADASHNKAICLAGLLASRYQNLILVHRMSDTVYWACIIKNNSVWSGVGVPKATAGDFVGSYTSVSEVIEIAKAEFSSEGIDLQGALLSTDTASEDFPDFKAIDFFAFVTKLKKDRTYVVRYLQPSKILLQKLLALVALLIALGIGIYYVQQQRLVSRLLHQQQIEEERQRQLQIQAKIDYFAKIQKTIELKVGYAVVKNVLKVLNFIPLQSQGWDLTSAHYDTQNPKSLSLTLARSDYGTLDSFLYAYSKTPMNGSIGKDNNTGVKTLTFNDVTLEKQPGKIAESSLTQNIPRESYRLISYMQLNNEMFNFALKVKSKSQYGVNTTAFQVSGEKLWQLVQFEKALLSFPTLTINNINFVVNDYDMSWTVEGEIYA, encoded by the coding sequence ATGTTACTCAAATTTGCTGGGGTAAAAAAGCAGTATGCAATTGGCATGCGTTGGGCAGTCGATGACCGCAGCGGAATTGAGGCTATACAATTTAACACGGATTTGCACTATGGCGTGATGTTGAGTATCAAAGAAAAAATTAGTGGAAAACTTAGGTTAGTCGCATTAGCCGATGCGTCGCATAATAAGGCCATTTGTTTAGCAGGATTATTAGCAAGTCGATATCAAAATTTAATTCTTGTACATCGTATGAGCGATACAGTGTATTGGGCATGTATTATTAAAAATAATTCAGTCTGGTCCGGTGTTGGTGTGCCTAAAGCAACTGCCGGAGATTTTGTTGGTAGTTATACTTCTGTGAGTGAAGTGATAGAGATTGCAAAAGCAGAATTCTCATCCGAGGGCATTGATCTTCAAGGAGCCTTATTGAGCACCGATACCGCGAGTGAAGATTTCCCTGATTTTAAGGCAATAGATTTTTTTGCATTCGTGACTAAATTAAAAAAAGATAGAACCTATGTTGTTCGATATTTACAGCCTTCGAAAATTTTATTGCAAAAGTTGTTAGCCTTAGTTGCATTATTAATTGCATTAGGCATCGGGATATACTACGTGCAGCAACAAAGATTAGTGTCTCGCCTATTACACCAACAGCAAATTGAGGAAGAGAGGCAGCGACAGTTACAAATACAAGCAAAAATAGATTATTTTGCGAAAATTCAAAAAACTATTGAGCTTAAGGTGGGTTACGCGGTTGTAAAGAATGTGCTAAAAGTACTTAACTTTATTCCATTACAATCACAAGGATGGGATTTAACCTCTGCTCATTACGATACACAAAATCCAAAAAGCTTGTCATTAACGTTGGCTCGTTCTGATTATGGCACATTAGATTCTTTTCTATATGCATACTCTAAAACACCCATGAATGGATCTATTGGAAAAGACAATAATACTGGCGTAAAAACATTGACGTTTAATGATGTTACGCTTGAAAAACAGCCGGGAAAAATAGCAGAAAGTAGTTTAACCCAAAATATTCCGCGAGAATCGTATCGATTGATCTCTTATATGCAGTTGAATAATGAAATGTTTAATTTTGCATTGAAAGTCAAAAGCAAAAGTCAGTATGGCGTCAATACAACAGCGTTTCAGGTCAGTGGAGAAAAGCTTTGGCAGCTGGTACAGTTTGAGAAAGCGTTATTGTCTTTTCCAACATTAACCATTAACAATATAAATTTTGTGGTGAATGATTATGATATGTCTTGGACAGTAGAAGGTGAAATTTATGCGTAA